TGCCGTATACTTCCTCCCCGAATGCGACCATCTCTTCATAGAAGTCGGCGCGGAGGCGTTCCCGTTCAAGCTCTTTCTTCAAACGGGCCAGTTCATTCTGAAGACGCTTGTAATCTTCCGGAGTCACATCTTTTCCTTGACGTTTCATCTGTTCTGCTATTTGAGGGTTTTCACGCTCAAAGGTAGACAATATACGATACAAAGTCGTACGGCTTATGCCGAATTTTTTCATTAAGGCGGAATTGTCCAACCCCTCAACTTTACACAAACGGTAAATCTCTACTGCACGGATGCAAGAATGATCGTGCACAAAACTTTCTTCTTTTTTCATTTTCTTGACTCTGATTTATGAGTCAACCTTTTCTAAAATAAGACAGCCATTCGGATTCGGGAATAAATCCATCCAATTGATTGAGTTTGTATTAACGCATTGGCACATTCCCGCATAGGCTATTGATTATAGTTCCAGCTTTTTCTTCAGTTCTTGGGAGAGGGCATCTTTGTGAACCAGGATGTAGATGGTTTTGGCACGGACATAGCTTTCCGACATGTTCAGGTATCCTCCGAAACGGTTCCCGTCGGCTGCCCATGAGTTCTTGGTGATGTAGTAGCGGGTGCCGTTTTGGTCGGTTGCAATACCGGTGATGTGCATCAGGTGATCATCGGTGGTTTTTCCAGATTCGTAGCCTTGCTGGCGGATTTCGGGAGTGACGTTCACTTCCGGATACGGACGCTTAAAATGGAATACTTCGGCAAGCCGGTCTTTTGTGCTCAGTTGTCCCCAGCGTGCACGGTCGCTGTCTTTATACAGGTCGGCATTCTCTACGTCGGGATTGATTGCCACTCCGTTGTTGAACGAGAACCCAGGTTCGCTTACGTCACCGTCCCAGCACAGGGTGTATCCGTTTTCCAATGCCGTGTCCATTGTGCTTATCAGTTCATCCAGAGGAAGGTTGTACATGCGTTGGTGCTCCCAGTTGTCGGGGATTTCCACTTCGAATGCTTTGTAATAGGGCTTGTGGGTGAAGCTGGTGAGCGGGATATAGTCGTCGGTGTCGATGTCCAGACTTTCTGCAAAGCTTTCAGGGGTGTATTCTTTGCCTTTATACGTGAATTTTTCGGGGAGTTTGCCGAAGTAGATATCGAACAGGCTATTGGCAAGCTGCTGGTATTGGGGGCTGTTCTTGCTTTGTTTGACTGCTTCTGCAGAGAGGGCTTCCACGTATCCGGCAAGTTCGGAGTGGTTGTGTACCGGTGAGTCGTAGTTAATGCCTGTATAGACTTCTTCGGGCACGATACCTACTTGGTTGAATGCAGTCATCCAACTGGTGGTGATGCTTCCTTGCCCTACGTTACCCTTGCCGTGGCGCAGGAAGTTGTCGGCCATCTGATTCAGGTATTTCTGGCGCACGATGAACATTTCTGAGAGATCGTATTCTCCTTTGCCTTGGCGCAGCAGTTCCGATTCGATGAACGAGGTGGTGGCGAAGCACCAGCATGTACCGCTTATTGCCTGGTCTTTTACGGGGGTTGTCTTTTGCTGGACTACGGTGTTGAACTTGTATCCATCTTTCTCTTCTGCCATTACCGGCAGGGTGGCAAGCGCGAAGGCTGCCCATACATAATGTCTCAGTTTCATGAGTTCTTGAGTTTTTAAGTTTTTGAGTTACTGATATCTGTTATTAGTTGTCCATTGTCAATTGTTCGTAAGGTATTCTTTTCGGAACATGTCGAGGAACAGCAGGAAGAGTGATACCAGCAACGGTCCGAAAATGATGCCCATAAAGCCGAAGATGGGAAGTCCTGCCACCACGCCGAAGATTGTAATCAGCGGATGGATGTTTGCCATTTTCTTTTGCAGGATGAACCGGATGAGATTATCGCATTGTGAGATGATGATGCCTCCGTAGGCAAGCAGTATCAGTCCGTGTACCCAATCGCCGATGATGAAGAAATAAGCGGTGACCGGAACCCATACCAGAGCCGTTCCTACCAGAGGGACGATGGAGGCGAAACCGGTAAGCATTGCCGTGAGAACCGGGTTCGGTGCATGGCAAAGCAAATAGCCGAACAATGAGATAAATCCTTGAATGATGGCTAGGAGAGGGATTCCGATGGCATTGGAGCGGACAATGAGCTGGATTTTCTGGAGCACTTCGCGCTTGTTGTTTTCTTCGAAAGGAAGCAGTTCGGAAATGAATTGCTCCATTTTGTCTCCTTCCCATAACATGAAGAACAAAAGCATAATGGCTACAGCCAGATTGATGATAAGATCGCTCACTCCCGTCATGATAGAGTGCCCGATAGAGGAGGCTTGTGTGATGATGAACGACAAGTTTTTTTCCGACAAAACGTCGAAGCCGGTACGTTTCTCGATGATGTCTATCATTTGTTGGGCAGGGCGGATGATATCAGCGGTGTCAAAGTGCAGATTGGATATTTGATTGACTACTGCCCAGCTGAAAAGTGAAAGAGGAATCAAGATAAATAAGGTCGTTCCGATGGTGACAATCCATACGGCAACCAATGGCTTGATTTTTGATTTCAGCCAGTTTGTAAATCCGCGTAAAAGCAGATAGAGGGTAAATCCGCCCAGTATGCCGTTCATATAGGGTTGGGCTTGACGGAACAAGAGGATTCCTAAGCCTACAATCAGAATGATAAGCGAGTATTTCCAATATGTTTCTTTCATGCTTTTATATATTAGGGTTATCGGATAATGTTGTTTCTTCTTTCTTTCGTTTTTTCCAGAGTTGCCAGCTGTTGATAATGTTTTGCCATGCCACGTAACTTCCCGGAGCGATGGCTGTAACCGGATTCAAGTAGGTTGTGGCCATCCAGATAGCGAGGATGGTATTTTTCTGTCCTAATGCTTGCCCTCCGCTAATCCGGTCGTTATGTTTTCCTCCGATGCTTTTTCCGCACCAGAACTGTAGGCAGCAGATTACCAATGCTAAACCGGCTATCATGCATTCTTCGCCTATCGATATATTGCCTTCTACAATCGATTTCATGGTTTCGCCCATGGCGATGGTCAAAGCGACAGCCCACAGATAAAATGCCATATCTTTAAGTCCTGTCAGAAAACGATGTACCGGAGGAAAGTATTTCCGTAAAAACAGGGCAATAAAGAAAGGGAACAGCAAAAGCGGGAAT
The Phocaeicola salanitronis DSM 18170 genome window above contains:
- a CDS encoding C1 family peptidase — protein: MKLRHYVWAAFALATLPVMAEEKDGYKFNTVVQQKTTPVKDQAISGTCWCFATTSFIESELLRQGKGEYDLSEMFIVRQKYLNQMADNFLRHGKGNVGQGSITTSWMTAFNQVGIVPEEVYTGINYDSPVHNHSELAGYVEALSAEAVKQSKNSPQYQQLANSLFDIYFGKLPEKFTYKGKEYTPESFAESLDIDTDDYIPLTSFTHKPYYKAFEVEIPDNWEHQRMYNLPLDELISTMDTALENGYTLCWDGDVSEPGFSFNNGVAINPDVENADLYKDSDRARWGQLSTKDRLAEVFHFKRPYPEVNVTPEIRQQGYESGKTTDDHLMHITGIATDQNGTRYYITKNSWAADGNRFGGYLNMSESYVRAKTIYILVHKDALSQELKKKLEL
- a CDS encoding AI-2E family transporter, translated to MKETYWKYSLIILIVGLGILLFRQAQPYMNGILGGFTLYLLLRGFTNWLKSKIKPLVAVWIVTIGTTLFILIPLSLFSWAVVNQISNLHFDTADIIRPAQQMIDIIEKRTGFDVLSEKNLSFIITQASSIGHSIMTGVSDLIINLAVAIMLLFFMLWEGDKMEQFISELLPFEENNKREVLQKIQLIVRSNAIGIPLLAIIQGFISLFGYLLCHAPNPVLTAMLTGFASIVPLVGTALVWVPVTAYFFIIGDWVHGLILLAYGGIIISQCDNLIRFILQKKMANIHPLITIFGVVAGLPIFGFMGIIFGPLLVSLFLLFLDMFRKEYLTNN